Proteins encoded together in one Pyxidicoccus trucidator window:
- a CDS encoding SIR2 family protein, with amino-acid sequence MDTSKSSAAELPAGLISAIQAGNCIAFVGAGFSIPAKLPSWSELLNDLSQHVGAGLRKHLKLLLEKKDGGASLEEAAQAIEDELGQNKLAKRLKARLTTRELPLEMAERIRLLQGIPFRAILTTNFDMLLEGETPSPPAYRKIMRAPRPRWWDEGFWDQKACFPPVLKIHGDVRDADTVVFTRRGYRQRLHNDPHFTRFLSSLFTQHTVLYLGFSFSDAYLNELRSGALSLLGEGGGDSPIAYAIANDIPPRSCRHLMRHEGIHALSYSSNGHKDFSGFDALLRDLHEATNPLLHFGRRLKGRRLLWLDKAPENNALVERFFLQAKREAHLPLGTLQVTHVRSVEKAIAALRSEKMKNEQFDLVISHFGQELKGLTVAERLLEAMRHQDLRSPVLIFSKNDDASERRRRALALGAHEYCWSFGGLLRAIERVLGPGVEHEP; translated from the coding sequence ATGGACACGTCCAAATCGAGTGCAGCCGAACTGCCAGCGGGGCTTATCTCCGCCATCCAGGCAGGAAACTGCATTGCCTTCGTTGGCGCAGGCTTCAGCATCCCAGCAAAGCTGCCGAGCTGGTCTGAACTCCTGAACGACCTTTCCCAGCATGTCGGTGCGGGGCTGCGCAAACACCTGAAACTGCTCCTTGAGAAGAAGGATGGCGGCGCTTCCTTGGAGGAAGCGGCACAGGCTATCGAGGATGAACTCGGCCAGAACAAGCTGGCCAAGCGCCTGAAGGCGCGGCTGACCACCCGCGAGCTTCCGCTGGAGATGGCAGAACGTATACGCCTTCTACAGGGCATCCCTTTTCGCGCAATACTTACCACGAATTTCGACATGCTGCTCGAAGGCGAGACACCAAGTCCCCCTGCCTACCGAAAGATCATGCGGGCGCCGCGCCCAAGGTGGTGGGACGAGGGATTCTGGGACCAGAAGGCGTGTTTCCCTCCAGTGCTAAAGATCCATGGCGACGTTCGAGATGCGGACACCGTCGTCTTCACCCGACGAGGGTACCGCCAGCGCCTGCACAACGACCCACATTTTACGAGATTTCTGAGCTCTCTATTCACACAGCACACAGTGCTGTACCTCGGTTTTTCCTTCAGCGATGCGTACCTAAATGAACTGCGCTCTGGAGCGCTCTCGCTGCTCGGGGAAGGTGGCGGAGATAGTCCAATCGCATACGCCATTGCGAACGACATTCCACCTCGCTCATGCCGCCACCTCATGCGCCACGAGGGCATCCATGCTCTCTCATACTCGAGCAACGGCCACAAAGACTTCTCAGGCTTTGATGCTCTCCTGCGCGACCTCCATGAAGCGACGAACCCCCTCCTCCATTTCGGCCGGCGTCTGAAAGGACGAAGACTTCTCTGGCTCGACAAAGCTCCTGAGAACAACGCTCTGGTCGAGCGGTTCTTCTTGCAGGCGAAACGAGAGGCTCATTTACCACTCGGCACGCTACAAGTTACGCATGTGCGGAGTGTAGAGAAGGCAATCGCCGCGCTGCGCTCCGAGAAAATGAAGAACGAGCAATTCGATCTTGTCATCTCCCACTTCGGGCAAGAGCTTAAAGGCCTGACCGTTGCTGAACGGTTGCTCGAAGCAATGCGACACCAAGACCTTCGCAGCCCTGTCCTCATCTTCTCCAAAAATGATGACGCGTCAGAGCGTCGGCGTCGCGCGCTTGCCCTTGGCGCCCATGAATACTGTTGGTCCTTCGGGGGGCTATTACGAGCAATCGAGCGCGTGCTGGGACCAGGGGTCGAACACGAACCATAG
- a CDS encoding tRNA-uridine aminocarboxypropyltransferase, translating into MSHRAALRPRCHRCNLPSHLCLCAEIPRVETRTRFLLLQHVMEAGKKSNTGRVAALALVNGRLLLHGAPTESYDTALLSEPGTWLLFPDGPSAPPDAPAPRQVVVLDGSWSQARRMTQRLPALRALPRLVLPPPEPGMLRLREPSHPSGMSTLDAVARAVAMLEGPEAAAPLERLAALRVQRIAECGTLN; encoded by the coding sequence ATGTCTCACCGCGCCGCCCTCCGACCCCGCTGTCACCGTTGCAACCTCCCGTCACACCTCTGCCTGTGTGCGGAGATCCCCCGGGTGGAGACGCGCACCCGGTTCCTCCTGCTCCAGCATGTGATGGAGGCCGGGAAGAAGAGCAACACGGGGCGGGTCGCCGCGCTGGCCCTCGTGAATGGCAGGTTGCTCCTCCACGGAGCACCCACCGAGTCCTACGACACCGCGCTGCTCTCCGAGCCCGGCACCTGGCTGCTCTTCCCCGATGGCCCGTCCGCGCCGCCGGACGCTCCCGCGCCGAGGCAGGTGGTGGTGCTGGACGGAAGCTGGTCCCAGGCACGGCGGATGACCCAACGGCTCCCCGCGCTGCGGGCGCTGCCCCGACTGGTGCTGCCGCCGCCCGAGCCCGGGATGCTCCGGCTCCGCGAGCCCTCGCACCCGTCAGGGATGTCCACCCTGGATGCGGTCGCCCGCGCGGTGGCGATGCTCGAGGGGCCGGAGGCGGCCGCGCCGCTGGAGCGGCTGGCCGCGCTTCGGGTGCAGCGAATCGCCGAGTGCGGGACGCTGAACTGA
- a CDS encoding helicase-related protein, producing the protein MNSSPSSRASIVVAELGPTNTGKTHRAIERMLEHDTGMMGLPLRLLAREVYDRVTARVGEGRVALMTGEEKRLPPRPDYWICTVEAMPTDHPVDFLAVDEIQLAAHRERGHVFTDRLLHARGRRETWFLGADTMRPMVQTLIPHASVKRANRLSQLRYSGRRSLKSLPPRSAVVAFSADRVYELAESLRRLRGGVAVVMGALSPRTRNAQVAMYQSGEVQYLVATDAIGMGLNLDLNHVAFAALSKYDGAEQRDLYTDEMAQIAGRAGRHLNDGSFGTLNTLPELSPRVVSAIESHRFPAVRSLIWRNAALDFSSPESLLDSLSRAPGHNAFVRVERADDFDALRELSHTPAIRDVATTRPMVELLWQVCQIPDFRKGLFGQHVSLLRETFLQLTAGDGRLEPDWLARQVSPLDDVSGDIHTLMDRLAAIRIWTYISHRASWLHDAEHWQERTRRIEDALGDALHERLVERFVQRAARRSARRFVRAAAHPPPGSDSPFARLGLLLGEVSGADGAAMTEEQFVQRVVDATHDAFEVDATGSVSFEGQPLARLVRGKDRRSPQLALAEPEVWTGGARQRLERRLLALARDLVTEAMGGFPAEALAGAGRSAATRGLAYRLAEGLGVISQGEAREQWRLLDDEARERLRALGVREGQRFLYVAEALAPHALERRCMLTALFQQSPSPRGVPRDPTLDVAERGGRSARAFGYEVLGPVALRIDVVERLCEALRHPQGARQVHLLMQELGLESGARARVLRELGGPSGGAPSKRRRRRRGGRAPGTAPDKSGAHGPPAHAGAHPQPRRSGAGEGRTGGGPKPD; encoded by the coding sequence ATGAACTCCAGCCCATCCAGCCGAGCGTCCATCGTCGTGGCGGAGCTGGGGCCCACGAACACGGGGAAGACCCACCGTGCCATCGAGCGGATGCTCGAGCACGACACGGGCATGATGGGCCTGCCGCTGCGCCTGCTTGCTCGCGAGGTGTACGACCGGGTGACCGCTCGGGTGGGCGAGGGGCGGGTGGCCTTGATGACGGGCGAGGAGAAGCGCCTGCCGCCACGTCCCGACTATTGGATCTGCACGGTCGAGGCGATGCCGACCGACCATCCTGTCGACTTCCTCGCCGTCGATGAAATCCAGCTCGCCGCCCACCGCGAGCGCGGGCACGTCTTCACCGACCGGCTGCTCCATGCGCGGGGGCGCAGGGAGACCTGGTTCCTCGGCGCGGACACGATGCGGCCGATGGTCCAGACGCTCATCCCCCATGCTTCGGTGAAGCGCGCCAACCGCCTGTCCCAGCTTCGCTACTCCGGGCGCCGCTCCCTGAAGAGCCTTCCCCCGCGCTCGGCCGTGGTCGCGTTCTCCGCGGACCGCGTGTACGAGCTCGCCGAATCGCTGCGCCGCCTCCGTGGAGGGGTGGCCGTGGTGATGGGAGCGCTCTCCCCGAGGACGCGGAATGCCCAGGTGGCGATGTACCAGTCCGGGGAGGTCCAGTACCTCGTGGCCACCGATGCCATTGGCATGGGTCTGAATCTCGACCTCAACCACGTGGCCTTCGCGGCGCTCTCCAAGTACGACGGCGCTGAGCAGCGAGACCTCTACACGGACGAAATGGCCCAGATCGCGGGCCGCGCGGGGCGCCACCTGAATGACGGGAGCTTCGGCACCCTGAACACGCTGCCCGAGCTGTCTCCGCGCGTGGTCTCGGCCATCGAGTCACACCGGTTCCCGGCGGTGCGCAGTCTCATCTGGCGCAATGCCGCGCTCGACTTCTCCAGCCCGGAGTCTCTGCTGGACTCGCTGTCGCGAGCCCCGGGCCACAACGCCTTCGTCCGGGTGGAGCGGGCGGATGACTTCGATGCGCTTCGGGAGCTCTCGCACACTCCCGCCATCCGAGACGTCGCCACCACCCGGCCCATGGTCGAGCTGCTGTGGCAGGTCTGCCAGATTCCGGATTTCCGCAAGGGGCTCTTCGGTCAGCACGTCTCGCTGTTGCGAGAGACGTTCCTCCAGCTCACCGCGGGGGATGGGAGGCTGGAGCCGGACTGGCTGGCCAGGCAGGTGTCGCCGCTCGACGATGTCTCCGGAGACATCCACACCCTGATGGATCGGCTGGCCGCCATCCGCATCTGGACGTACATCAGTCATCGCGCGAGCTGGCTCCACGACGCCGAGCACTGGCAGGAGCGCACCCGCCGCATCGAGGACGCGCTGGGCGACGCCCTGCATGAGCGGCTCGTGGAGCGCTTCGTGCAGCGGGCCGCCCGGAGGAGTGCCCGCCGGTTCGTGAGAGCCGCCGCACACCCTCCGCCCGGGTCGGACAGCCCCTTCGCCAGGCTGGGGCTGCTGCTGGGTGAGGTGTCGGGGGCTGACGGCGCCGCGATGACCGAGGAGCAGTTCGTCCAGCGGGTGGTCGATGCGACGCATGACGCCTTCGAGGTGGATGCAACAGGAAGCGTCTCATTCGAAGGGCAGCCGCTGGCCCGGCTGGTTCGCGGCAAGGACCGGCGCTCACCGCAGCTTGCGCTCGCGGAGCCGGAGGTCTGGACCGGAGGCGCGCGGCAGCGACTGGAGCGCCGGCTGTTGGCGCTGGCGCGGGACCTCGTCACCGAGGCCATGGGAGGCTTTCCCGCCGAGGCCCTGGCAGGAGCGGGGCGCTCCGCGGCGACGCGGGGCCTTGCCTACCGTCTGGCCGAGGGGCTGGGAGTGATTTCCCAGGGCGAGGCGCGCGAGCAGTGGCGGCTCCTGGACGATGAGGCACGGGAGCGCCTGAGGGCGCTGGGCGTCCGTGAGGGACAGCGCTTCCTCTACGTCGCCGAGGCGCTCGCGCCGCACGCGCTCGAGCGGCGATGCATGCTGACGGCGCTGTTCCAGCAGAGTCCCTCACCCAGGGGCGTTCCACGAGATCCAACGCTCGACGTCGCGGAGCGTGGCGGCCGGAGCGCGCGCGCCTTCGGCTATGAGGTGCTCGGTCCCGTGGCGTTGCGGATTGACGTCGTCGAGCGGCTCTGTGAAGCGCTGCGCCACCCGCAGGGAGCCCGGCAGGTGCACCTGCTCATGCAGGAGCTGGGGCTGGAGAGTGGAGCGCGCGCGCGGGTGCTGCGAGAGCTCGGAGGCCCGTCCGGGGGCGCTCCGTCGAAGCGGCGGCGGCGACGGCGGGGTGGCAGAGCGCCGGGGACGGCACCTGACAAGAGTGGCGCCCACGGGCCACCGGCTCACGCCGGCGCGCACCCGCAGCCTCGGAGAAGCGGGGCCGGGGAGGGGCGTACCGGGGGCGGGCCGAAGCCCGATTGA
- a CDS encoding JmjC domain-containing protein gives MALESSEHPFLEQLFTPHPPREFLAEYWPRRHLVCHGPLERLGELAQLPELHDLERLLHTYRGPVMVALPDRRDEHSVIRVEAQTAGALYRSGMALILDSAERFLPLVEQWLHMLAFELGLARNAVARAIFYASPSGGGNSPHFDANANIVVQVRGTKRWTLAPNTQLPLPTDRWAMNMGPPSPELASYLEQELPEQMPEGAEVITLEPGSVLFVPRGYWHSTEASEDTLALNFTYSQPTWADVVSAALRQHLLKDVRWRELADGIGSPDPERSGACGTRLSELLHELQAHVLELEARKIVEES, from the coding sequence ATGGCTTTGGAGTCGTCGGAGCATCCCTTCCTCGAACAGCTCTTCACGCCGCACCCGCCCCGCGAGTTCCTGGCGGAGTACTGGCCCAGGCGGCACCTGGTCTGCCACGGCCCGCTCGAACGACTCGGGGAACTCGCGCAGCTTCCCGAGCTCCATGACCTCGAGCGGCTGCTGCACACCTACCGCGGCCCGGTGATGGTCGCGCTGCCGGACCGGCGAGATGAGCACAGTGTCATCCGGGTGGAAGCGCAGACCGCCGGGGCGCTGTACCGCAGCGGCATGGCGCTCATCCTCGACTCGGCGGAGCGCTTCCTCCCGCTGGTCGAGCAGTGGCTGCACATGCTGGCCTTCGAGCTGGGCCTTGCGCGCAACGCTGTCGCACGAGCCATCTTCTATGCCTCGCCGTCGGGTGGCGGCAACAGCCCCCACTTCGACGCGAACGCGAACATCGTCGTGCAGGTGCGCGGCACCAAGCGCTGGACGCTCGCGCCCAACACGCAGCTGCCCCTCCCCACGGACCGCTGGGCGATGAACATGGGCCCGCCCTCCCCCGAGCTGGCCAGCTACCTGGAGCAGGAGCTGCCTGAGCAGATGCCCGAGGGCGCCGAGGTCATCACGCTCGAGCCCGGCTCGGTCCTCTTCGTGCCGCGAGGCTACTGGCACTCCACCGAGGCCTCGGAGGACACGCTGGCGCTGAACTTCACGTACAGCCAGCCCACCTGGGCGGACGTGGTCAGCGCCGCGCTGCGACAGCACCTGCTGAAGGACGTGAGGTGGCGCGAGCTCGCCGATGGCATCGGCTCGCCGGACCCCGAGCGCAGCGGGGCGTGCGGCACGCGCCTCTCCGAGCTGCTGCACGAGCTGCAGGCCCACGTCCTGGAGCTGGAGGCCCGGAAGATCGTCGAGGAGAGCTGA
- a CDS encoding di-heme oxidoredictase family protein: protein MPSSRFRWWMPSLGAALCLLLSAAAPPSTPGAQALEATASPTVPPPEKAPRPAASRSGGQTTVFDTSHNAFGRALANMEPRRWMTMAAGKALFMKDWSRAPGGLAGPLSNAVRCNDCHFKDGRGRPLPDLGTEAPLLVRLSVPSRRSPAGLPEPTYGGQINDRAVPGVPAEGALEVTYAELSGSYPDGTAYALRRPDVRLTRLGYGKLSPHTQRSARISSPVFGLGLLEAVPDEALLALADPDDRDGDGVSGRPNRVPDALTGTPRLGRFGWKANQPSVKQQTARAFSEDLGLTSPLYPEPTCTAKQPRCRSRAPSAKPALDDAQLDGVTLYLRLLAVPARRDVEDPTVLRGQALFQQVGCATCHHPALRTGDVADLPELSQQDLQPYTDLLLHDMGEGLADGRPDAEATGSEWRTPPLWGLGLLEAVNRQVRMLHDGRARSFEEAILWHGGEAAGAQERFTHLERADRDALVSFLRSL, encoded by the coding sequence ATGCCCTCTTCCCGATTCCGCTGGTGGATGCCGTCGCTTGGAGCCGCCCTGTGCCTGCTGCTGTCGGCCGCCGCGCCTCCGTCCACTCCGGGGGCGCAGGCCCTGGAGGCCACGGCCTCACCGACCGTCCCGCCTCCGGAGAAGGCCCCACGTCCGGCCGCGTCACGCTCAGGGGGACAGACGACCGTCTTCGATACCTCGCACAACGCCTTCGGCCGGGCCCTGGCCAACATGGAGCCCCGCCGCTGGATGACGATGGCCGCGGGCAAGGCGCTGTTCATGAAGGACTGGAGCCGGGCGCCGGGCGGACTCGCTGGCCCTCTGTCGAACGCGGTCCGGTGCAATGACTGTCATTTCAAGGACGGCCGGGGGCGGCCCCTTCCGGACCTGGGCACGGAGGCGCCGCTGCTCGTGCGGCTGAGCGTGCCTTCCCGCCGGAGCCCGGCGGGCCTGCCCGAGCCGACCTACGGAGGCCAGATCAACGACCGCGCCGTGCCCGGCGTGCCCGCGGAGGGCGCGCTGGAAGTCACCTATGCGGAGCTCTCTGGCAGCTACCCGGATGGCACCGCCTACGCCCTGCGCAGGCCCGACGTCCGGCTGACCCGGCTGGGCTACGGCAAGCTGTCGCCCCACACGCAGCGCTCCGCGCGCATCTCCTCGCCCGTGTTCGGACTGGGGCTGCTGGAGGCGGTTCCCGACGAGGCCCTGCTGGCGCTGGCGGACCCCGATGACCGCGACGGGGATGGAGTCTCGGGCCGCCCCAACCGCGTCCCGGACGCACTCACGGGCACGCCGCGTCTGGGGCGCTTTGGCTGGAAGGCCAACCAGCCCTCGGTGAAGCAGCAGACGGCCCGGGCCTTCTCGGAGGACCTGGGCCTGACGTCGCCCCTCTACCCGGAGCCCACCTGCACCGCGAAGCAACCCCGCTGCCGCTCGCGGGCGCCCTCCGCGAAGCCCGCGCTGGACGACGCGCAGCTGGACGGAGTGACGCTCTACCTGCGCCTGCTGGCGGTGCCCGCGCGCCGGGACGTGGAAGACCCCACGGTGCTGCGCGGACAGGCGCTGTTCCAGCAGGTGGGCTGCGCCACCTGCCACCACCCAGCCCTGCGCACCGGCGACGTGGCCGACCTGCCGGAGCTGTCCCAGCAGGACCTCCAGCCGTATACCGATTTACTGTTGCACGACATGGGCGAGGGCCTCGCGGACGGCAGGCCCGACGCCGAGGCCACCGGCTCCGAGTGGCGGACACCTCCGCTGTGGGGCCTGGGGCTGCTGGAGGCCGTCAACCGCCAGGTGCGGATGCTCCACGACGGCCGCGCGCGCAGCTTCGAGGAAGCCATCCTCTGGCACGGCGGTGAGGCCGCGGGCGCCCAGGAGCGCTTCACCCATCTGGAGCGCGCGGACCGGGATGCGCTCGTGAGCTTCCTGCGGTCGCTCTGA
- a CDS encoding fatty acid desaturase family protein codes for MERTAQHADKELLARTRPFAVQDTARAGWNIAATFGALVAAVAIAAAAPWWPLRVVGTVVEALVLVRAFILFHDFMHGALLPGSRVTRLLFHVQGILTLTPARIWNDTHNHHHANTARLAASAAGTFTTWTTDTWHKASRWQRLAYVVERHPVTFLTGYFTAFLLSLCVVPFLRNPRRYWTSGLAVLVHVALSVAVWSLFGPGVYFSALLGPLVVAYALGVYLFYSQHNFPDVEIRSEERWTHAGSALEASSYLDCGPVLAWFTGNIGYHHVHHLNPRIPFYRLPEAMAAIPELQGPHVTTLRLRDMLACLRQNLWDPEQGRMVRYPGA; via the coding sequence ATGGAACGGACCGCCCAGCACGCGGACAAGGAACTCCTCGCCCGGACACGTCCCTTCGCCGTCCAGGACACGGCGCGTGCGGGGTGGAACATCGCGGCGACCTTCGGTGCGCTGGTCGCCGCCGTGGCCATCGCCGCCGCCGCGCCGTGGTGGCCGCTGCGAGTCGTGGGCACCGTTGTCGAGGCGCTCGTCCTCGTCCGCGCGTTCATCCTCTTCCATGACTTCATGCATGGCGCACTGCTGCCCGGCTCGCGCGTGACGCGGCTGCTCTTCCACGTCCAGGGCATCCTGACGCTCACGCCCGCGCGCATCTGGAACGACACCCACAACCACCATCACGCCAACACCGCGCGCCTCGCCGCGTCCGCCGCGGGCACCTTCACGACCTGGACCACCGACACCTGGCACAAGGCCTCGCGCTGGCAGCGCCTGGCCTATGTCGTCGAGCGTCATCCGGTGACGTTCCTGACCGGCTACTTCACGGCCTTCCTGCTGAGCCTGTGCGTGGTTCCCTTCCTGCGGAATCCGCGCCGGTACTGGACGTCGGGGCTCGCGGTGCTCGTGCACGTCGCGCTGTCGGTGGCCGTCTGGAGCCTGTTCGGTCCGGGCGTCTACTTCTCCGCGCTCCTCGGTCCCCTGGTCGTGGCCTACGCCCTGGGCGTCTATCTCTTCTATTCGCAGCACAACTTCCCGGACGTGGAGATCCGCTCGGAAGAGCGGTGGACGCACGCGGGCTCGGCGCTGGAGGCCTCCAGCTACCTGGACTGCGGGCCCGTCCTGGCGTGGTTCACCGGCAACATCGGCTACCACCACGTCCACCACCTGAACCCGCGCATCCCGTTCTACCGGCTGCCCGAGGCGATGGCCGCCATCCCGGAGCTGCAAGGGCCCCACGTCACGACGCTGCGCCTGCGCGACATGCTCGCGTGCCTGCGTCAGAACCTGTGGGATCCGGAGCAGGGGCGGATGGTGCGCTACCCCGGGGCCTGA
- a CDS encoding tetratricopeptide repeat protein produces MRFRRSAPVLSAVSALLLVACAHDPPSPVCVLVRDHNEQCAQKLAEGDLERAETYCDLGLEFSPQSADLWANKGLIALYRGDTAKAKERLLWALQYNPDHREAQVHLGSAYLEEGAYAQARERFVQALKGDPKFVPARYALGLALVKLGRRAEARTELDAVLAADPGHVDAHHTLGILDYEEERLEGAFQHLSRVAQLTPEAPVVWMELGTVLMAQRRFSEAEVAFGHCVLLEEAHADCRKGLARARHASSP; encoded by the coding sequence ATGCGCTTCCGACGGTCCGCTCCCGTACTGTCCGCTGTCTCCGCGCTGCTCCTCGTCGCCTGCGCGCATGACCCTCCGAGCCCCGTCTGCGTTCTCGTGAGGGACCACAACGAGCAGTGCGCCCAGAAGCTCGCGGAGGGTGACCTGGAGCGCGCGGAGACGTACTGCGACCTGGGCCTGGAGTTCTCTCCCCAGTCCGCGGACCTGTGGGCCAACAAGGGCCTCATCGCGCTCTACCGGGGCGACACCGCGAAGGCGAAGGAACGCCTCCTCTGGGCGCTCCAGTACAACCCGGACCACCGGGAGGCGCAGGTGCACCTGGGCTCCGCCTACCTGGAAGAAGGGGCCTACGCACAGGCGCGGGAGCGCTTCGTTCAGGCCCTGAAGGGCGACCCGAAGTTCGTCCCCGCGAGGTACGCCCTGGGCCTTGCGCTCGTGAAGCTGGGCAGGCGGGCGGAGGCCCGGACGGAGCTCGACGCCGTGCTGGCCGCCGACCCCGGCCATGTCGACGCGCACCACACCCTGGGCATCCTGGACTACGAGGAGGAGAGGCTGGAGGGCGCCTTCCAGCACCTCTCCAGGGTGGCCCAGCTCACGCCGGAGGCACCTGTCGTCTGGATGGAGCTGGGCACCGTGCTGATGGCACAGCGCCGCTTCAGTGAGGCGGAAGTGGCCTTCGGCCACTGCGTGCTGCTGGAGGAGGCGCATGCCGACTGCCGGAAGGGGCTGGCGCGGGCCCGGCACG